In Solanum stenotomum isolate F172 chromosome 6, ASM1918654v1, whole genome shotgun sequence, one DNA window encodes the following:
- the LOC125868991 gene encoding CASP-like protein PIMP1 produces MATNSFDTFNIYGLPIKVDSTDIHVYRYMIAADVIGMAYTSLLIVLIFFHVKSGSPIDGGLAYFEFYGDKIILFLLATGAAGGLGLTVEYNRIKDNDETTQNIQNFINIANASASVLLLGSISSAISSIISSLNLPKRSSS; encoded by the exons ATGGCTACTAATAGTTTTGATACATTTAACATTTATGGTTTACCAATCAAGGTTGATTCCACTGACATTCATGTTTACCG TTATATGATAGCTGCAGATGTGATTGGAATGGCCTACACATCGTTACTAATTGTGTTAATATTTTTCCATGTGAAATCTGGAAGTCCCATTGATGGTGGTCTTGCTTATTTTGAATTCTATGGTGATAAG ATAATTTTATTCCTATTGGCTACTGGTGCTGCTGGTGGATTAGGATTGACAGTGGAATATAACAGAATTAAGGACAATGATGAGACTacccaaaatatacaaaattttatcaACATAGCAAATGCTTCTGCTAGTGTGCTTCTTCTTGGATCTATTTCCTCTGCTATTTCCTCTATCATTTCTTCTCTCAATCTTCCAAAGAGATCTTCTTCATAA
- the LOC125866868 gene encoding RING-H2 finger protein ATL70-like codes for MNNTIGDGIEDTQDHYIGEKNFENYGYGIGFSLLILVILILITYSSYLYIGKRSSTNNSSSHNIVNNTTTNTTIVENQLIFIQQGLDETTLRNYPKLLYSQAKSHNKRDFLISSGCSICLVDYKDNDKLRLLPDCHHIFHVKCIDPWLRLHPTCPNCRSSPFPSPLPTPLAEVVPLATTRQS; via the coding sequence ATGAACAACACAATAGGAGATGGCATTGAAGATACTCAAGATCATTACATTGGTGAAAAAAACTTCGAAAATTATGGATATGGCATTGGATTTTCCCTTTTGATCCTTGTTATACTTATACTCATCACCTATTCTTCTTACTTATATATTGGAAAAAGATCAAGTACCAATAATTCCTCTTCACATAATATTGTCAACAACACCACAACCAACACAACTATAGTTGAAAATCAATTGATTTTCATTCAACAAGGTCTTGATGAAACAACTTTGAGAAATTATCCAAAATTACTTTATTCACAAGCTAAGAGTCACAACAAAAGggattttttaatttcttctggTTGTTCAATTTGTTTGGTTGATTATAAAGACAATGATAAACTTAGACTTTTGCCTGATTGTCACCATATTTTTCATGTCAAATGTATTGACCCTTGGCTTAGACTTCACCCTACTTGTCCAAATTGTAGAAGTTCTCCTTTTCCATCTCCTTTACCTACTCCTTTGGCTGAGGTGGTTCCTTTGGCAACAACAAGGCAAAGTTGA
- the LOC125866852 gene encoding nuclear pore complex protein NUP1-like isoform X1 codes for MAAAGDGRTASSSAYEGGGAGGKFRRRPFRKNQTTPYDRPPTALRNPSWLTKLVVDPATKLITSGARRFFSSIFQKRLTPAPTPLPLPPMPLPPPPEARQESKDVQQESCLKDHAGAVVATGHEVRNAACSSEDSAFSELEQLLKQKTFSRDEIDHLTELLRSKTVDTPAGNDKGAVATPVTSSRAPKGNVASAAELAKAYMDTRPSKASVRVDSPELKNVAYSQNLPITSVTTKTAGLIGVRVNGFTPPRSRGRSAIYHMARTPYSRLRQTDGQMASSSTHNAYSGPSLSESVLEHDGYFGSKQPLKRRSSDLEDDIGSVGPIRRTRQKPNLLSHGISRPSPGGVASAAADVPTRYVHIPPKPSETAAKILEHLENLTPKEKSSESRLAAGSDKTPKKLSPNMLRGQALKSLESLDSPKLLQSAQDSHKLENWSKVIPTNGHDSSLQKQGKIEQHRQNESINRPTVVAKNNEKNSFEDAQHAQPGVETADSLDKKSSVPPQKKHAFRMSALEDSFEMDEDINFDKSASQLAEGRDKMGISGAEKKSLSTDEALNKPAALSETNANLGILNKRKDMKVPDAALISVSSPSFLPSSDPLSPEVVPPSFGSNKSKESSGDKVPALLFSSSFPLSGLKPEGSSSLSNPAFGLAGASSELLESDNSQKDGKSNGKLEPLSSGLSPSVLFAAPSSTSSFSNGQFTPSPAISATSLLASSNSPKDVQSYSSSEVAHSTSISAAVGGGLFGFAAASSVSTEPLIKSGPSEVPPMVSTLSTASTADDADLKTKAANSDNLSSNSPFAGSSFASTSPGNSIFGFSSSGMSTVTTASVQSQSSVFSTGAQSLVSAQTSLTGSDNTRVTQSVPAHFGSSTTSPEVGNSGMTSFSSVGSASSNTGIVSAAASDSNPVGSSAAAFGNFSFGASSSTSSTMSSSVGPSSGTTQLAFTFGASPAVHAATAALATSSNATSAIFSFGNKSSSSSANAVDTSTRPSPSTFNFGGSSSASSLNNVSMSNSAAPGIFSFGGGSSASSTNTVSTSTNATPGVFSFGGNSSACSTNTVSISTSATAGIFNFGASSSVLSTNTVSTSTSAAPSVFSFGASSSVSSTNAVNATSTVSPSPFAFGASSASPQTSSAAGILGSNWQAPKSPVFSSPFSSATPTGFAFGASSSSFTPPATTAAVFGSAPSTPSGPAFPFGSTSLTNPSTQAIFGNSTSPFTASPGNNNQMSMEDSMAEDTMHASSPAVAFGQPSVSPSPGGFMFGSTPNPFQFGGQQNQAAAAAVQNPSPFAASGSLGAGGSFSLGSNGPDKSGRKIVKVNRNKNRRK; via the exons ATGGCGGCGGCGGGAGACGGCAGAACGGCGAGTTCCTCAGCCTACGAAGGCGGAGGAGCTGGAGGAAAGTTCCGGAGACGACCGTTCCGTAAGAACCAAACTACTCCTTACGATCGACCACCGACTGCCCTCCGGAACCCTAGTTGGCTCACAAAGCTCGTTGTCGATCCTGCCACGAAGCTCATCACTTCCGGTGCTCGACGGTTCTTTTCTTCGATCTTCCAAAAACGTCTTACCCCTGCTCCGACGCCATTGCCACTACCTCCGATGCCATTACCACCTCCTCCAG AAGCAAGACAAGAATCAAAGGATGTGCAGCAGGAGTCTTGTCTTAAA GATCATGCTGGAGCAGTAGTAGCCACTGGACATGAAGTTCGCAATGCTGCATGCAGCTCTGAGGACAGTGCATTCTCAGAGCTTGAGCAACTGTTGAAACAAAAGACATTCAGCAG AGATGAAATTGACCACTTGACAGAACTTTTGCGCTCCAAAACTGTAGATACCCCTGCTGGGAATGATAAGGGTGCTGTTGCTACCCCTGTCACAAGTTCAAGA GCCCCTAAAGGGAATGTTGCATCGGCTGCTGAACTTGCAAAAGCTTACATGGACACTAGGCCATCAAAGGCTAGTGTGAGAGTAGATTCACCAGAGCTAAAAAATGTAGCATATTCCCAAAATTTGCCTATTACATCAGTGACTACAAAGACTGCTGGTCTTATTGGGGTTCGAGTAAATGGATTTACCCCTCCAAGGTCTCGTGGAAGATCTGCAATATACCACATGGCTCGCACACCGTACTCCAGACTTCGTCAAACTGATGGTCAAATG GCAAGTAGCTCCACACATAATGCTTATAGCGGGCCTTCTTTATCTGAGTCAGTCTTGGAGCATGATGGATATTTTGGCTCTAAACAG CCCCTCAAACGGAGAAGTTCTGATCTGGAAGATGATATCGGCTCTGTTGGCCCCATTCGCAGGACTCGACAGAAACCAAATCTCCTGTCACATGGAATTTCACGTCCTAGTCCTGGAGGAGTTGCTTCTGCTGCTGCTGATGTGCCTACAAGGTATGTTCACATCCCTCCCAAGCCCAGTGAGACAGCTGCAAAGATATTGGAGCATCTTGAAAATCTGACCCCAAAGGAGAAGTCATCAGAATCAAGACTAGCTGCAGGGAGTGATAAAACACCCAAGAAATTGTCACCAAACATGCTTCGCGGACAAGCTCTTAAAAGCTTGGAGTCTTTGGATTCTCCCAAGCTGCTACAGAGTGCACAAGACAGCCATAAGTTGGAAAATTGGTCTAAGGTTATTCCAACCAATGGCCATGATTCTAGTTTGCAGAAGCAAGGCAAAATAGAACAACATCGGCAAAATGAATCTATTAACAGGCCAACTGTTGTAGCAAAGAATAATGAAAAGAATTCATTTGAAGATGCTCAACATGCTCAACCAGGTGTGGAAACAGCTGATTCACTGGATAAGAAGTCTTCAGTTCCACCTCAGAAGAAGCATGCTTTTAGGATGAGTGCACTTGAG GACTCGTTTGAGATGGATGAGGATATAAACTTTGACAAGTCTGCCTCTCAATTGGCTGAAGGAAGAGATAAGATGGGTATATCTGGTGCTGAAAAGAAGTCTCTGTCTACTGATGAAGCCCTGAACAAACCTGCTGCTCTTTCTGAAACAAATGCTAACCTGGGGATTTTGAACAAAAGAAAGGATATGAAGGTTCCTGATGCTGCTCTTATCAGCGTCAGCAGCCCCAGTTTCCTGCCCAGTTCTGATCCCCTGTCACCGGAGGTTGTCCCACCATCATTTGGGTCAAACAAATCAAAGGAGTCGAGTGGTGACAAGGTCCCAGCTCTTCTATTTTCATCATCATTCCCTCTCTCAGGGTTAAAACCAGAAGGCTCAAGCAG TTTATCCAACCCTGCTTTTGGCCTGGCTGGTGCTTCATCGGAGCTCCTTGAGTCAGATAACTCACAGAAGGATGGGAAAAGCAATGGGAAATTAGAACCTTTATCATCTGGTTTATCACCTTCAGTTTTATTTGCTGCTCCATCAAGCACTTCTAGCTTCAGTAATGGACAGTTCACACCTAGTCCTGCTATCTCAGCCACTTCTCTCTTGGCATCAAGTAATTCCCCCAAGGATGTTCAATCTTACAGTTCAAGTGAGGTTGCCCATTCCACAAGCATTTCAGCTGCTGTTGGTGGTGGTCTGTTTGGTTTTGCTGCAGCATCTTCAGTATCAACTGAACCTCTTATCAAATCTGGTCCCTCTGAAGTTCCACCAATGGTGTCAACGCTATCAACAGCTTCCACTGCAGACGATGCAGACCTGAAAACCAAAGCAGCTAATTCTGACAACTTGAGTAGCAATTCACCTTTTGCGGGCTCATCATTTGCATCTACAAGTCCTGGAAATAGTATTTTTGGTTTTAGTTCATCAGGAATGTCCACAGTTACTACAGCTAGTGTCCAGTCTCAGAGTTCTGTTTTCAGCACTGGAGCTCAGTCACTTGTTAGTGCACAAACTTCTCTCACTGGATCAGACAATACCAGAGTCACACAGAGTGTTCCTGCTCATTTTGGATCATCTACTACATCACCAGAAGTGGGCAATTCCGGAATGACATCTTTCTCCTCTGTCGGTTCTGCTTCAAGTAATACTGGTATAGTTTCTGCTGCTGCTTCAGATAGCAACCCCGTTGGCTCCAGCGCTGCTGCTTTTGGAAATTTTAGTTTTGGGGCAAGTTCTTCAACCTCATCTACGATGAGCAGTTCAGTCGGACCTAGCAGTGGGACAACTCAGCTGGCGTTCACTTTTGGTGCTAGTCCGGCAGTTCATGCAGCCACCGCTGCACTTGCCACTTCCAGCAATGCTACTTCTGCTATATTTAGTTTTGGTAATAAATCTTCATCTTCCTCGGCAAATGCCGTCGACACCTCTACCCGCCCTAGTCCTAGCACATTTAATTTTGGTGGTAGTTCTTCAGCTTCCTCATTGAACAATGTCAGCATGTCTAATAGTGCTGCTCCTGGAATATTTAGTTTTGGTGGTGGTTCTTCAGCTTCTTCAACCAATACTGTCAGCACCTCCACCAATGCTACTCCTGGCGTGTTTAGTTTTGGTGGCAACTCTTCGGCTTGCTCAACAAATACTGTCAGCATCTCTACCAGTGCTACCGCTGGCATATTTAATTTTGGTGCTAGTTCTTCCGTTCTGTCAACAAATACTGTCAGCACCTCCACTAGTGCTGCCCCCAGCGTATTTAGTTTTGGTGCTAGCTCTTCAGTTTCGTCAACAAATGCTGTCAATGCCACCAGCACAGTCAGTCCTAGTCCATTTGCTTTTGGTGCCAGTTCTGCCTCTCCACAAACTTCCAGTGCTGCTGGAATTTTAGGTTCCAATTGGCAGGCCCCTAAGTCTCCTGTCTTTAGTTCCCCATTTAGTTCTGCTACCCCTACTGGGTTTGCATTTGGAgcatcttcatcatcttttaCTCCTCCAGCCACCACTGCTGCGGTCTTTGGATCAGCACCCAGTACTCCTAGTGGACCAGCCTTTCCATTTGGTTCAACTTCTTTGACAAATCCGTCTACGCAGGCCATATTTGGGAACTCTACTTCTCCTTTTACTGCATCCCCTGGAAATAATAACCAGATGAGCATGGAAGACAGCATGGCCGAGGACACTATGCATGCATCTTCCCCTGCTGTTGCTTTTGGTCAACCTTCTGTCTCGCCCTCTCCTGGTGGTTTCATGTTTGGTTCAACACCTAATCCATTCCAATTTGGTGGCCAGCAGAATCAGGCAGCTGCTGCTGCTGTTCAGAATCCATCTCCATTTGCAGCATCAGGCAGTTTAGGTGCTGGAGGGAGTTTCTCATTGGGTAGCAATGGTCCTGACAAATCAGGTCGAAAGATTGTCAAAGTTAATAGAAATAAGAACAGAAGGAAGTGA
- the LOC125866852 gene encoding nuclear pore complex protein NUP1-like isoform X2, with protein sequence MDLPLQGLVEDLQYTTWLAHRTPDFVKLMVKWQVAPHIMLIAGLLYLSQSWSMMDILALNSFFLFQPLKRRSSDLEDDIGSVGPIRRTRQKPNLLSHGISRPSPGGVASAAADVPTRYVHIPPKPSETAAKILEHLENLTPKEKSSESRLAAGSDKTPKKLSPNMLRGQALKSLESLDSPKLLQSAQDSHKLENWSKVIPTNGHDSSLQKQGKIEQHRQNESINRPTVVAKNNEKNSFEDAQHAQPGVETADSLDKKSSVPPQKKHAFRMSALEDSFEMDEDINFDKSASQLAEGRDKMGISGAEKKSLSTDEALNKPAALSETNANLGILNKRKDMKVPDAALISVSSPSFLPSSDPLSPEVVPPSFGSNKSKESSGDKVPALLFSSSFPLSGLKPEGSSSLSNPAFGLAGASSELLESDNSQKDGKSNGKLEPLSSGLSPSVLFAAPSSTSSFSNGQFTPSPAISATSLLASSNSPKDVQSYSSSEVAHSTSISAAVGGGLFGFAAASSVSTEPLIKSGPSEVPPMVSTLSTASTADDADLKTKAANSDNLSSNSPFAGSSFASTSPGNSIFGFSSSGMSTVTTASVQSQSSVFSTGAQSLVSAQTSLTGSDNTRVTQSVPAHFGSSTTSPEVGNSGMTSFSSVGSASSNTGIVSAAASDSNPVGSSAAAFGNFSFGASSSTSSTMSSSVGPSSGTTQLAFTFGASPAVHAATAALATSSNATSAIFSFGNKSSSSSANAVDTSTRPSPSTFNFGGSSSASSLNNVSMSNSAAPGIFSFGGGSSASSTNTVSTSTNATPGVFSFGGNSSACSTNTVSISTSATAGIFNFGASSSVLSTNTVSTSTSAAPSVFSFGASSSVSSTNAVNATSTVSPSPFAFGASSASPQTSSAAGILGSNWQAPKSPVFSSPFSSATPTGFAFGASSSSFTPPATTAAVFGSAPSTPSGPAFPFGSTSLTNPSTQAIFGNSTSPFTASPGNNNQMSMEDSMAEDTMHASSPAVAFGQPSVSPSPGGFMFGSTPNPFQFGGQQNQAAAAAVQNPSPFAASGSLGAGGSFSLGSNGPDKSGRKIVKVNRNKNRRK encoded by the exons ATGGATTTACCCCTCCAAGGTCTCGTGGAAGATCTGCAATATACCACATGGCTCGCACACCGTACTCCAGACTTCGTCAAACTGATGGTCAAATG GCAAGTAGCTCCACACATAATGCTTATAGCGGGCCTTCTTTATCTGAGTCAGTCTTGGAGCATGATGGATATTTTGGCTCTAAACAG TTTTTTCCTCTTTCAGCCCCTCAAACGGAGAAGTTCTGATCTGGAAGATGATATCGGCTCTGTTGGCCCCATTCGCAGGACTCGACAGAAACCAAATCTCCTGTCACATGGAATTTCACGTCCTAGTCCTGGAGGAGTTGCTTCTGCTGCTGCTGATGTGCCTACAAGGTATGTTCACATCCCTCCCAAGCCCAGTGAGACAGCTGCAAAGATATTGGAGCATCTTGAAAATCTGACCCCAAAGGAGAAGTCATCAGAATCAAGACTAGCTGCAGGGAGTGATAAAACACCCAAGAAATTGTCACCAAACATGCTTCGCGGACAAGCTCTTAAAAGCTTGGAGTCTTTGGATTCTCCCAAGCTGCTACAGAGTGCACAAGACAGCCATAAGTTGGAAAATTGGTCTAAGGTTATTCCAACCAATGGCCATGATTCTAGTTTGCAGAAGCAAGGCAAAATAGAACAACATCGGCAAAATGAATCTATTAACAGGCCAACTGTTGTAGCAAAGAATAATGAAAAGAATTCATTTGAAGATGCTCAACATGCTCAACCAGGTGTGGAAACAGCTGATTCACTGGATAAGAAGTCTTCAGTTCCACCTCAGAAGAAGCATGCTTTTAGGATGAGTGCACTTGAG GACTCGTTTGAGATGGATGAGGATATAAACTTTGACAAGTCTGCCTCTCAATTGGCTGAAGGAAGAGATAAGATGGGTATATCTGGTGCTGAAAAGAAGTCTCTGTCTACTGATGAAGCCCTGAACAAACCTGCTGCTCTTTCTGAAACAAATGCTAACCTGGGGATTTTGAACAAAAGAAAGGATATGAAGGTTCCTGATGCTGCTCTTATCAGCGTCAGCAGCCCCAGTTTCCTGCCCAGTTCTGATCCCCTGTCACCGGAGGTTGTCCCACCATCATTTGGGTCAAACAAATCAAAGGAGTCGAGTGGTGACAAGGTCCCAGCTCTTCTATTTTCATCATCATTCCCTCTCTCAGGGTTAAAACCAGAAGGCTCAAGCAG TTTATCCAACCCTGCTTTTGGCCTGGCTGGTGCTTCATCGGAGCTCCTTGAGTCAGATAACTCACAGAAGGATGGGAAAAGCAATGGGAAATTAGAACCTTTATCATCTGGTTTATCACCTTCAGTTTTATTTGCTGCTCCATCAAGCACTTCTAGCTTCAGTAATGGACAGTTCACACCTAGTCCTGCTATCTCAGCCACTTCTCTCTTGGCATCAAGTAATTCCCCCAAGGATGTTCAATCTTACAGTTCAAGTGAGGTTGCCCATTCCACAAGCATTTCAGCTGCTGTTGGTGGTGGTCTGTTTGGTTTTGCTGCAGCATCTTCAGTATCAACTGAACCTCTTATCAAATCTGGTCCCTCTGAAGTTCCACCAATGGTGTCAACGCTATCAACAGCTTCCACTGCAGACGATGCAGACCTGAAAACCAAAGCAGCTAATTCTGACAACTTGAGTAGCAATTCACCTTTTGCGGGCTCATCATTTGCATCTACAAGTCCTGGAAATAGTATTTTTGGTTTTAGTTCATCAGGAATGTCCACAGTTACTACAGCTAGTGTCCAGTCTCAGAGTTCTGTTTTCAGCACTGGAGCTCAGTCACTTGTTAGTGCACAAACTTCTCTCACTGGATCAGACAATACCAGAGTCACACAGAGTGTTCCTGCTCATTTTGGATCATCTACTACATCACCAGAAGTGGGCAATTCCGGAATGACATCTTTCTCCTCTGTCGGTTCTGCTTCAAGTAATACTGGTATAGTTTCTGCTGCTGCTTCAGATAGCAACCCCGTTGGCTCCAGCGCTGCTGCTTTTGGAAATTTTAGTTTTGGGGCAAGTTCTTCAACCTCATCTACGATGAGCAGTTCAGTCGGACCTAGCAGTGGGACAACTCAGCTGGCGTTCACTTTTGGTGCTAGTCCGGCAGTTCATGCAGCCACCGCTGCACTTGCCACTTCCAGCAATGCTACTTCTGCTATATTTAGTTTTGGTAATAAATCTTCATCTTCCTCGGCAAATGCCGTCGACACCTCTACCCGCCCTAGTCCTAGCACATTTAATTTTGGTGGTAGTTCTTCAGCTTCCTCATTGAACAATGTCAGCATGTCTAATAGTGCTGCTCCTGGAATATTTAGTTTTGGTGGTGGTTCTTCAGCTTCTTCAACCAATACTGTCAGCACCTCCACCAATGCTACTCCTGGCGTGTTTAGTTTTGGTGGCAACTCTTCGGCTTGCTCAACAAATACTGTCAGCATCTCTACCAGTGCTACCGCTGGCATATTTAATTTTGGTGCTAGTTCTTCCGTTCTGTCAACAAATACTGTCAGCACCTCCACTAGTGCTGCCCCCAGCGTATTTAGTTTTGGTGCTAGCTCTTCAGTTTCGTCAACAAATGCTGTCAATGCCACCAGCACAGTCAGTCCTAGTCCATTTGCTTTTGGTGCCAGTTCTGCCTCTCCACAAACTTCCAGTGCTGCTGGAATTTTAGGTTCCAATTGGCAGGCCCCTAAGTCTCCTGTCTTTAGTTCCCCATTTAGTTCTGCTACCCCTACTGGGTTTGCATTTGGAgcatcttcatcatcttttaCTCCTCCAGCCACCACTGCTGCGGTCTTTGGATCAGCACCCAGTACTCCTAGTGGACCAGCCTTTCCATTTGGTTCAACTTCTTTGACAAATCCGTCTACGCAGGCCATATTTGGGAACTCTACTTCTCCTTTTACTGCATCCCCTGGAAATAATAACCAGATGAGCATGGAAGACAGCATGGCCGAGGACACTATGCATGCATCTTCCCCTGCTGTTGCTTTTGGTCAACCTTCTGTCTCGCCCTCTCCTGGTGGTTTCATGTTTGGTTCAACACCTAATCCATTCCAATTTGGTGGCCAGCAGAATCAGGCAGCTGCTGCTGCTGTTCAGAATCCATCTCCATTTGCAGCATCAGGCAGTTTAGGTGCTGGAGGGAGTTTCTCATTGGGTAGCAATGGTCCTGACAAATCAGGTCGAAAGATTGTCAAAGTTAATAGAAATAAGAACAGAAGGAAGTGA